A single window of Aspergillus oryzae RIB40 DNA, chromosome 8 DNA harbors:
- a CDS encoding uncharacterized protein (predicted protein), with product MPHPIIGVGHSMGGMHLASLALLHPSLLQALVLIDPVIQTENPSKDYAPASSYRRDIWPTKEDAIKRFQNNKVYQKWDPRVFEKYVEYGLREVPTEIYPEPSELGPQPVTLTTPKAQEVFTFLRPNYEGGRVDLEKGEWQNEMHPDDLEEDYPFYRPEPAQLFRRLGEMKPSVLYVFGETSELSSPAARQAKLDVTGTGVGGNGGVRRQRVKEVTLPTGHLVPMERVMDCANAIATFSDAELSRWDAERQKYLRRWNAIPRRDKITVDDKWKQHIGTLSRKPKL from the exons ATGCCCCATCCTATCATCGGAGTAGGCCATAGCATGGGAGGGATGCACTT AGCCAGTTTAGCATTATTGCACCCATCTCTCCTTCAGGCTCTTGTTTTGATTGATCCCGTCATCCAGACCGAGAACCCGAGCAAGGACTATGCTCCTGCTTCGAGCTACAGACGCGATATATGGCCCACAAAAGAAGACGCCATAAAACGGTTTCAAAACAACAAGGTATATCAGAAATGGGATCCTCGTGTGTTTGAAAAATATGTGGAATATGGACTTCGCGAGGTGCCGACCGAGATATATCCGGAGCCTAGTGAACTCGGTCCACAACCGGTGACATTGACCACTCCTAAAGCCCAAGAAGTATTTACTTTCCTGCGACCTAACTACGAGGGCGGGAGAGTAGACCTTGAGAAAGGTGAATGGCAAAACGAGATGCACCCGGATGATTTGGAGGAGGACTACCCGTTTTACCGACCAGAACCGGCGCAGCTTTTCCGTCGTTTGGGTGAGATGAAACCGAGCGTTCTGTATGTCTTCGGGGAAACTTCTGAATTATCTTCACCCGCCGCTCGTCAAGCCAAGCTGGACGTCACAGGTACTGGTGTTGGTGGAAATGGCGGTGTTCGTCGGCAACGAGTGAAGGAGGTGACGCTGCCAACAGGACATCTCGTTCCAATGGAACGAGTGATGGATTGCGCCAATGCCATTGCTACATTTAGCGATGCTGAGCTGTCTAGATGGGACGCCGAGCGCCAGAAGTACCTTCGTAGATGGAATGCTATACCGCGTCGCGACAAGATCACGGTCGACGATAAATGGAAACAACATATTGGGACATTATCGAGGAAGCCCAAACTATGA